A stretch of DNA from Acomys russatus chromosome 4, mAcoRus1.1, whole genome shotgun sequence:
CCCCCTGAGGCCCCGGGGGCTCCCCACACGCCGCACCAGCTGTCTGGGCCCCCGCGCCGCCCCAAACTTGACGCGCGCCGTCCGCAAGCCTCGACCGCACCGTCCCTCCCGCACCCCCAAGTTAACCTGCCCCGTGGCGGCTGCCACACCCCGGCAGCCGAAGCCCCGCGATGGGGTCGGCGCGGCGGCGGGGGACAGTTGGTTCTCAGTTGGCGGGAGGAGGGGCGCTAGTGTGTGCGTGGAAGAGACCCCGGCGTCTCACTTTTCTGCCTTTCCTTCTTAGGCGGTAACCAGCGAGAGCTCGCCCGCCAGAAGAACATGAAGAAGCAGAGCGACTCGGTTAAGGGAAAGCGCCGAGATGATGGGCTTTCTGCTGCCGCCCGCAAGCAGAGGTAGCCCCAGGGAGGGGAAAGGACGAGACGGGACGGGACGGGACGGGAAGGACCTGGGTTAGACCGAGGGATGTACCATGAAAGATAACTCGAGTCTGGATTAGGTGTGAGGGGCAGAGTTCATGGTTTCCTCTAGTGTTTTATTTCCTCCCCGTTCTAAATTGTTAGGTCATAGACGTACAGGAAGGGACTGGGGCGGGTCCCGGTccgcaggcagatttctgagtgcCGGGGTTGTGACCTTACGGACAAGGGCAAGGAGCTTCGAATATCAAGTACAGTTGTTTTGACAGCCCAGTACTTTTTGGCCCTCTGGCTGCTTGTATCTCCTCCCTACTCCCCACTTTGTTACTGGTGCCGTTGGGTGTGGTACTTAGTACAGAATAGAAAGCCTTGGGCCTGAGTGGCTAGACTTCTGACCCCTTGGGCAAGAGCCAGGTGGAGACTGTCTTTTGAACCTTAGCGCTATTCCTCTTGTTCTCCTAGGGTGGGAAGGTAGCAGCCATATGCTGAACTTTGTCCCATCCACTTCCATCTTATCCTCTGTACCCTTCATCCCCCCCTGCATCTTGTCCTTTTTGCCCTCTGGTACCTCCCAGTGCCCCATCATCTCTACCCCCAGGGACTCGGAGATCATgcagcagaagcagaaaaaggcaAACGAGAAGAAGGAGGAACCCAAGTAGCTTTGTGGCTTCGTGTCCAACCCTCTTGCCCTCCGCCCGTGTGCCTGGAGCAGTCCCACCATGCTGGAGTTTCTTCCTGTAGTGCTCACAGGGCCCAGCACCGATGGCCTCCCCTTTGCCCTGCGTCTGCAGCGGGTTCCTTTTGTGCTTCCTTCCCCTCAGGTAGCCTCTCTCCCCCTGGGCCActcctgggggtgagggggttaCCCCTTCCCAGTGTTTTTTATTCCTGTGGGGCACACCCCAAAGTATTAAAAGTAGCTTTGTAATTCCTTGAGCGCCTGGTTTGACTGGGGATTTGGGGGGCTGGGGATGGAGGAGTGACTGCCCTGTCCCACTAAAAGGGGAGAGTTCTTTTAGGCACCTAGTAGATTATGGATTTGTAGACGTCATAAGGGGAATATCACGGAAGAGGCCTTTATTTTACTATAGCAACCAGAAAAAGCACTCCAAGTTGTGTGGTACAGGAGCCCTCTAAGAACTATAGACTTCTGTGATTTTTAATCCCCCACTCAGACTTTGAACGCCAGCCATCCCTAGGGTGGTAGTGAGTGCCACAAGAAGGGAAGGATCTAACACTCTAACACCCAAGTTAAGTCTGTCTTCCTCATTCTTTGTTTGCTTGAAAGttggccaaaaaagaaaaaaaagaaaagaaaatcctgctgCTCACCAACTTCTGGTGGTCAGCTGCTCTCACATGGTCACATTCTCTTCTGTTCTGTCATTCCTCATGGAATGAAGCTGGTTTCTGTCTTCCGTTTCCTTTGACCTGAAGATCAGGATTGAAACCTGTGGTAGcctctgctcctttcttctcGTGACCTGGTTTGTTTGGTGATTCTGGGCTGCTTCCATCCCTTTGCCCAGGGCCAAACCACTTGTTTCCTTTTGATTGCCAAGAGCAGACCCAAATCTTCACTCTCTGTTGGTCTTTGCCGGCCCCTAGCTCCAgctcaggaggcaggaaggagctcaTGCCACACTGCTGGGCTCAGCTAAGGCTCCCGAGGTTACTGGCTTGGGAGTTAGACTCTTTAGCTTGAATGAAGACTCTATTTGGTCACTTTTTTCAATTTAGATAGTGGAGCATTGAGCCTTGAGGGGTTGTAACTGCTCATTTGTCCTTGAGGTCCTGAGCTCAGCTGGATGGCTCCTGGAGCTAAAGATTAGGAACAAAATCTAAAGGGTCTTCCAGTTTGTTACTATACATGGGGAGCCAGTGTTGCCTTGGTAGTACCGATGCATGGCGGTGCTGGCTGACGATGCCAGGGTGTGGTGATTTGGAATGGGAACTAACAGAGTGGTGCTAGTAACAGCCCCAGATAGAGGAGTACACAGGCCCAGCATGAAGCGACTTTGACCCAGAAGGTAGCCCAGCTCCCCTTAGTGAAGGTCTTCTCCAGTTCTGCTCCCTCATAGCTGTGAAATTGAAGGCTGGTTAGAGAGGATGCAGGGCCGTAGCTTTTTGGACTTCCCTGCTACCCCCGGAACCATGCACATCTTTGTGTGTCTCTCCTAAAAACTTTTGGGATGGCCTTAAATTGTTTCCTTAAAATAGCTAGGTTTTTGGGAGAGTGTCTTATGTCTGCTTCCATCCTACCTGAACCAGTTGGTAAGGGTGACCATGACATAGAGTGAAGCAAGGAAGAAGGTGAAGTGGAAGGCAGAGTAGCTGTAGGACAGATGCTGGCTCTGCACCTGAGCAGCTGGAGAGGTCTCTTGGTCAGCTGGCCTGGCTCTGCTGCTTTGCCCTAAGGAGAAGTGCTGGTGAGAAGCAGGGTTGCTAAAACTTCGCTCCCCC
This window harbors:
- the Serf2 gene encoding small EDRK-rich factor 2, translating into MTRGNQRELARQKNMKKQSDSVKGKRRDDGLSAAARKQRDSEIMQQKQKKANEKKEEPK